Proteins encoded in a region of the Deltaproteobacteria bacterium genome:
- a CDS encoding DUF4268 domain-containing protein, producing SQLEFWKGLVDHAKGKGTALSLRKPRPQNWYSLAVGRSRFHLSLTANTRLRRVGCELYIRHRQSKKAFALLQGQRTAIEAELGVLEWQELPHRRDCHIVQYRPGDIEDRTQWPELHAWLLERAESFYKAFTKRVRDLNLGEDDEEEEAENAG from the coding sequence TGTCTCAGCTCGAGTTTTGGAAGGGCCTGGTCGACCACGCCAAGGGGAAAGGCACCGCCCTCAGCCTGCGAAAGCCTCGCCCACAGAACTGGTACTCCCTTGCTGTCGGACGGTCGCGTTTCCACCTCTCCCTGACCGCCAACACCCGGCTACGTAGAGTCGGGTGTGAGCTCTACATACGGCACCGCCAATCGAAGAAGGCGTTCGCTCTCCTTCAAGGGCAAAGGACTGCAATCGAGGCGGAGCTTGGCGTTCTTGAGTGGCAGGAACTCCCGCACCGGCGTGACTGCCACATCGTGCAGTATCGGCCCGGAGACATCGAGGATCGGACGCAATGGCCAGAGCTTCACGCGTGGCTCTTGGAGCGCGCGGAATCCTTCTACAAGGCCTTCACGAAGCGTGTCCGCGATCTGAATCTCGGAGAGGACGACGAGGAGGAAGAAGCAGAGAACGCCGGCTAA